The genomic segment TGACCGTTTTCAACCCGGGCTTCCCGGTCTATTGGCATGTGAAAGACTGACCCTTTCATCTTGCCATAAATATCCCCGCCGGAGGCTCCCGGCCCCGCCATCGGACGCTCCGCGGGGGATATTTGGAGCAAGATGAAAGCATGAAAGGACGACAGAGATGATCCCGACGAGCTTCCCCGCGAAGGACGAAATCGCCCGCCTCAGCGCGCGGATGTTGCTGGAAATCGGCGCGGTCAATTTCCGCCCCGAGGAGCCCTTCATCCTCGCCTCGGGCCTGCCGAGCCCGACCTATATCGATTGCCGCAAGCTGATCAGCTTCCCGCGGATCCGCGCGACCTTGATGGATTTCCTGGCGGTGACGGTGATGCGCGAGGCGGGTTTCGAGGCCTTCGACAATATCGCGGGCGGCGAAACCGCGGGGATCCCCTTCGCGGCGCTGGTGGCCGAGCGGCTCGCGCTGCCGATGACCTATGTGCGCAAGAAGCCGAAGGGCTACGGGCGCAACGCGCGCATCGAAGGCGTGATGACCGAGGGCGAGCGGGTGCTCCTCGTCGAGGATCTGACCACCGACGGCGGCTCGAAGCTGAGCTTTGTCGACGCGATCCGCGAGACCGGGGCGAGCTGTGCGCATACGGCGGTGATCTTCTATTATGGGATCTTCCCCGAGACGGTGGGCAAGCTCGAGGAGCATGGCGTCGGGCTGCATTACCTGTGCACCTGGTGGGATGTGCTGGCCGAGGCCCGCGCGCAGGGGCATTTCTCGAAGGAGACCCTCGATGAGGTCGAGGCCTTCCTGAGCGATCCGCGCCCCTGGCAAGAGGCCCGCAAGCAGGGCTGAGATAACGGGGGAAAAGCCTGTGGACAGGTTGGGGACGGTTCGCGCGCCGAATCGTCCCGCCCCGCCCCGCGCCCCCAGATCTTGCGGTGCGCCCCCGCGCCCCCCACATCAAACCCGCCAAGCTCGGCCCCGCGGCCGGGCTTATCCCCATTTTTATCCAGATAGCCGAACCGGCGCAGGCTCCGCTAAGAGAGCCCCTTGAGCAGACAGAGGCGACGATGACCACCCTTGCCGCGATCCCCACCGAAATGCCCGCAACCGCCGCGGAAGACATCGATCCGCATAATATCGAGGCCGAGCAACAGCTTCTCGGCGCGATCCTGACCAACAACGACATCTTCGACCGGATCGCCGCGATCGTGCGGCCCGAGCATTTCTACGAGCCGGTGCACCGGCGCATCTATGAAACCGCGATCGCGCGGATCCAGAAGAATGCGCTGGCCTCGCCGGTCACGCTCAAGGGCTATCTCGAGGATGACCCGGGGCTCAAGGAGCTCGGCGGGCCGGCCTATCTCGCGCGGCTCGCGGGCGCGGCGATCTCGGCCTATGCGGCGCGCGATTATGCGCAGATGATCCATGACCTCGCGCTGCGCCGCGAGCTGATCCGGCTCGGCAAGGATCTCTCGGCCTCGGCCACCAAGCTCGATGTCGGCATCGAGCCCGAGGAGCTGATCGTGAAGACCGAGGGCGCGCTTTACAAGCTCGCCGAGACCGGCACCGCCGAGAAGGGATTTGTGAGCTTTCTCAAGGCGGTGACCGAGGCCGTGCAATCGGCCAATGCCGCCTATCAGCGCGAGGGGGGCCTCGCCGGCGTCTCGACGGGCCTGCGCGATCTCGACAAGAAACTCGGCGGGCTGCACCCGTCCGACCTTCTGATCCTCGCCGGGCGCCCCTCGATGGGCAAGACCTCGCTCGCCACCAACATCGCCTTCAACATCGCCAAGGCCTACAAGCGCGGCCAGCGCCCCGACGGCTCGGAGGGCGCGGTCGAGGGCGGGGTCGTGGGCTTCTTCTCGCTGGAAATGTCGGCCGAGCAGCTCGCCGCGCGGGTGCTCTCCGAGGCCTCCGAAGTGCCCTCCGAACAGATCCGCCGCGGCGACATGACCGAGGCCGAGTTCCGCCGCTTCGTCGAGGCGGCGAAGGCGCTCGAGACCTGCCCGCTTTACATCGACGACACGCCCGCGCTGCCGATCAGCCAGGTCGCGGCGCGCTGCCGGCGGCTCAAGCGCACCCACGGGCTCGATGTGGTGATCGTCGACTACCTGCAACTGCTGCGCGGCACCGGGCGCACCGACAACCGCGTGCAGGAAATCGGCGAGATCTCGATGGGCCTCAAGGCGATCGCCAAGGAGCTCAACATCCCGGTGATGGCGCTCTCGCAGCTCAGCCGGACGGTGGAAAGCCGCGAGGACAAGCGCCCGCAGCTCTCCGACCTGCGCGAATCCGGCTCGATCGAGCAGGACGCCGACGTGGTGATGTTCGTCTACCGCGACGAATATTACCACGAGCGCATGAAACCGCCGGAAGACGACCCGAAATTCGCCGAATGGATGCAGAAGGCCGAGCGGGTGCATGGCAAGGCCGAGGTGATCCTCGGCAAGCAGCGCCACGGGCCGATCGGCACCGTCGAGGTCGCCTTCGAGAGCCGCTTCACCCGCTTCTCCGATCTCGCCAAACCCTGGCAGGGCGAGGGCGGCGAGGGCTTCTGAGCCCCGCCCCCCCCGCCTCGGGCCTATTCCAGCGCCTCGCCGGCCGCGGCCGGGGCGGCGTTCTTGATCTGGCCGATCCGGCGCACGCCCGCCCATTTCTCGAGATAATTCTTCGCCGGGCGCACAAGGCCGACCTCGCGCAGCACCTCGAGATTGCGGTAATGCACCGTGAAAATCTCGCGATCCGCCGGCAAGGGCTCGCCGCGCGAGCGCCCGCCGAGGATCCAGTGCTGCTCATCGGGCAGGATGTTCCACGCCAGCCCCGCCCGGCGGATCGCGAGCGGCATCGACATCTGGTCGAGATAGGGGCGCTTTTTCGGGATCTCGGGCGCGGCGTCGATCTCCTGGGCGACCTGCATCCAGACCTCGGGGAAGCTCAGCCCCTCGGCGGAGCGATGATCCTCGGGGAAGCAAAACAGCCCCGAGGAGAAATAGGGCACCCGCTCCTCGCCGCGCTTTTGCTTCATCAGCTTGAAGCGCTCCTCGGGGATCTCCATCCCGCACACCCGGTAGATATCGTCCCAGATCGTCTGCGGCGCCCAGTTCATCGAGGCCGCCTTCGAGAGCGACACATGCCCGGGCCGCGCCAGCGCCTCGACCACGTTCGGCCGGATGCACAGCACATCGGAATCCATGAAGCACGAAAACGGCGTGTCGCGCTTTTCGAGCGTGGCGAGGAGCTTGTTGCCATGCGGATAGGGCGGGTCGAACCGCCCCTCGACCTCGAAGGGGCGCAGATCGCAGCCGAGCCGGTCGAGAACCTTGCGCACATCCCCCGAGACCTCGCCCATCCGCGGCGCCGGACAATAGCCGACGAGCGCGAGCTCGCCCTCGGCGAATTGCTCGCGCAGCGAGGCGGCGAGATAACAGGCCATGATCTGATAGCTCGGCGGCTCGACAATGAAATAGACGGTCATCCGCGGCGCCATCTCGTTACTCCTCTTCCTCGTCCTCAGGGTGGCGCTCCTGCGCGCCCAGCGCCCGGAACGGCTCGCCCCGGCGCTCCTCATAACTCTCCAGAAGCGCCCGGATCTCGGCCTCGCTGGGCAGCTCGGGGCGGAAATCGGCCGGCAGATAGCCGCGCGCGATCAGCTGCGCGAAGAGCGCACCGAAATCGAGCTCGCCGATCGAGCGGAAATCGACCCGCGCCGCATCGCCCGCCACCCAATCGGCCTTGATCACATCGATCACATCCGGGGTAATGCCGCAGAAGTTGCGAAATTGCAGGTCGTAATCGGCCGCATTGGCCTTCGAGCGGCGCAAGATCATGCCCACGCGCCCGCCCGCGGGCATCACATAGGCCGCCAGATGCAGCGCCGACCCATCGAGCGCCACGATCTGCCGCGCGGCCTTGTAATGGGCGATCTGCTCGGTCAGCGGCGCCTTCTCGGGGTAGAAGATCTCATAGCCCGCCCGCGCGAGGTTCTCCTCGATCACCGTCTCGCCCAGGACCCCGCCGCGTTGCGCCGGCAGCCGCGCGCGCGAGACATAGAGCTTCTCGCCCCCCGCCGCGGGCGCCGCCGCGCCGAGCCGGCCCTGCATGAAGGCGCGGTAGGCGGGCGAGCCGGCATAGCGCTCGTTCCAGCCAAAGCCGAGCTCGGGCACGAACAGCCGCTCGACGCGCTGGATATGGGCAAAGCTGCGCACCGGCAGGTCGATGCCGAGCGTCTGGAAGAACCCCGCCTGCCCCTCGATCGCGCGCCGCACCGGCTCGATCGCGCCGCGATAGGGCAGATAGATCAGCCCGTCGACGCCGCCCTCGATATGGTCGAGCGCCCAGAGCCGGGCCGAGGATTCCACCAGGAAATGGCCGAAATGGCCGCGGAAATGGCCGCAGAAGAGGTGCCGCCCGGCCAGCTCCTCGATCTCGTCCTCGGGGTGGATGGTCGGCGCGGGCGTGGTCTTGCGCGCCCGGATCCAGGCTTTCGAGAGCTCGACCCAGTCGCCCTTGGCGTCGATCACCCCGGAGGCCAGCGGCGTGTCATGTTCGCGCTCGGGCACCACAAGCGCCGCGCCGAGCGACAGGATCTCGCCGGTGAACACCCCGGCCGCACCGCCGGGCACGAGGATCCGCTCATCGCCCTCCGCGCGCGCCGCGCTCATCCGCCCGCGCGCCTCCTTCTCGGCGCGCCGCGCCTTGCGCTGCTTGCGCAAGAGCCGCCGCGCGGCCTTCATCTCCGGGTCGATCTCGAGGCTGAGCTCGGCCACCCGCGCCGCCAGCGCATCATGGCCGCGCGCATCGGCCGATTTGATCAACCCGCGCCGCCAGCCATGCAGATCGCGCCGCCCGCGCATCGCGCGCGCCCAGGCCTGCGCATCGACCCGCCCCGCCGCCGCCGCCTCGATCAGATCTTGCAAGACGCCGAGCTCCTTGACCATCCGGATCGCCCGATGGCCAAAGAGCGGCGCGATCAGCCGCGTCACCCGCGGCCCCGCGATCCGCGCGGCATGCAGCCGGTCCTCATGCTCGAGCGGGTCATAGACCAGCGTCACCTCCTGATCGGTGATCGCCGCGGCCGCGTCGCGATAGGGCAGCTCCTCGCTCCAATCCCATTTGCGCTGCGCATAGCGGTAGCGCTTGTCGAAGGGCACGATCTTGCGCGCGAGCGTCGTCTGCGGCGAAAACGCCAAGACCCGCGCCCCCGGCACCAGCCCCGCATAGGCCAGCGCCGCATAGCCGCCCATCGAGGCGCCGACGAAGAGAATGTTGCGAAACCGCGCGAAGAACCCCGCCTCGCGCAGCGCGGTGATCACCGCCGCCGTCTCGGCATTGCGATACCAATCCTTGCGCGAGGCCATGATCCCGAGGATCGAGGCCCCGGCCTTGGCCGCGCGGCCCTGCAACCAGGGCTGCGGCGGGTCATATTCGCCGATCGAATTGAGGTTGTCGAAGGTCACCCAGAGCGTGTCGGAGCGGTGCAGGAACCACGCATCAACGAGCCCCGCGCGCAGCACAAACGCCGCGCGCCCCGCGGCCGCGGCGGCGTCGGGCGCCTCTTCGGGGGTCTCAAAGAGCGCCGGATAGGGCCGGCTCAGCCCCGGCTCCTGATCATCCGCGCCATCGCCGTCCTCGGCCAGATCCTCGGGCGCGCGGGTCTCCTCCGGCGCCTCACCCTGCCCCTGCGCGGCCCGCGTCTCGTCCAGCACCCCGGCCGCTTCTTCCGGCTTCATCGCCGCTCTCCTCAACCCTTGCGATAGATATGCACACCCGGCAGCGAGTTTTCCTCGTCCTGCTCAAAGCCCTTGTCGCGCAGGATATGGCGGATCTCGCGCATCCCCTCGCGGCCATAGATCTTGCGATGCACCTCGAAGACCAGCACCGAAACCCCGCTCAGATCGGCATCGCGCAGGAACGGCAGCTCCCCCCCCTCGATATCCATCATGATCGCATCATGGGGGAATTCGGCGCTCAGATCGGCATAGCGGATCACCGGCACCTCGACCGCGGTGCCCGCCGCCGCCTTCGAGGCATCGAGCCCCGAGCCGAGGAAATTGGTCGCGACATGGAAGCTGACATGCTCAGGCGCATCGGGGGCGGAAAACACCACCGAATGGCGCAGCTCGATCCGGTCGGCGAGCCCGTTATGGGCGTAAAGCGCGCGCGCGGGGTCGATCATCTTCGGGTTGGCCTCGATCGAGAGCACCGCGGCGAGATCGAGGTTCTTGGCCAGAACCGCCCCCACCACGCCCGAGCCCGCGCCCATTTCGAGCAGCCGCGCCCCCCGCGGGATCGCCTTGAGGCCGCAGGCGACCTCCTTGCCCTCATAGCCGCCCTCGCGCAGCCGCCCGCGCATCCGCGGCGTGAAATGCGGCATGTTGAGCACCTCGACGCCGTGATAGACGGCAAGCAGCGCGCCATAGGGCACCTTCGCGCCCGGCGTTTCGAGATCCGGCGCCGCGAAGGCCGCTTGCGTGTCGATATTGCTCATCCTGCCTCACCTTTGTGTCTGGTCCGCCACGTCCGGGCATTGTTTCCAGAATAGAGACGGTTAACAGGGCTGTCACCCCAAAACCGGCCAATGCCGCACCGCCCCTTGCCGTTGCAGAGGATCCTGCGATAAATTGGCGAAAATATGGAAATAAACGGTTTACGAGCGGGCATTACCCCGGCGGGGCAGAAAGGCAAGCGATGACCAAGGACGCATCGCCCGAGGGGCAAGAGGCCGAGGCGGCGACCCCGGGCGACGACGCGGCGCGCGCGGCGGGTGAGCGCCCCGCCAAGGGCAAGAGCCAGGGCCAGGGCCAGGGCAAAGCCAAGGGCCAGGGCGGCGCAAAGGCCGCCGCCAAGACCAAGGCCGCCGCCAAGGCGAAGGCCAAGCCCCCCCACGCCGAGGAGGAGGCCGAGGAGGAGGGCTTTGGCGAGGACGATCTCGACAGCCCCGATGACGACGAGGCGCGCGAGGCCGCCGCCGAAGCCGCAGGCCAGCCCTCGCCGCGCGCCCGCCTGAAAGCCGCCCGCGAAGAGGCCGAGCGCCACCCCGAGCGCCCGCGCGGCGCGGCGCCGCTGTGGGGCACCGTGCCCTTCTCGCTCAAGCGCCATGTCTCGCCCCACGGTCAGGTGACCGCCGTCTCGATGATGAAGGACGAAGGCCCCTATGTCATCGAATGGGTCGCCCATCACCTCGCGATCGGCTTCACCGACCTGATCGTCTACACCAATGATTGCTCGGACGGCACCGATGACATGCTGATCCGCCTCGAGGAGCTCGGCCTCGCGCATCACCGGCGCAACGTGATCCCCGAAGGCATCCGCCCGCAGCCCTCCGCGCTCAACTACGCTCAGGACGACCCGCTCGTCGGGCTCTCCGACTGGGTTCTGGTCTTCGATGCCGATGAATTCGTCTCGATCAAATACGGCGATGGCACGCTCGATCAGCTGATCGCCGCCGCCAAGGAGCAAGGCGCCAATGGCATCGTGATCACCTGGCGGATCTTCGGCTCGGGCGGCGTCGTCGAATGGTCGCGCGCGCCGGTGAGCGAGCAATATCTGATGGCCGCACCGCCCGAATGGAACAAGGGCTGGGGGGTGAAGACGCTGTTCACCTTCGACCCGGAGTATTGGAAGCTCGGCATCCACCGCCCGAAGATGAAGACCCGCCACATCAAGACCGAGTTCCCCGATCAGGTGAAATGGCTCAACGGCTCGGGCCGCGAGATGGAGGATTACTTCAAGTTCCGCGGCTGGCGCTCGATCACGCGCACGGTCGGCTATGACTGGGTGCAGCTCAACCATTACGCGGTGAAATCGGTCGACAGCTACGCGATCCGCAAGCTGCGCGGCAATGTCAACAACAAGAAAGACAAGTATAATTCCGATTACTGGTCGCTGCAGGACCGCAACGAGGTGCGCGACGAGACGATGCTGCGCTACAAGGCGCGGCGCGATGCGATCATTGCCGAGCTGCTGACCGATCCGGTGCTCAACCGCCTCCACCATGCCGCGGTGGCGCGCGCCGAGGCGCGGCTGGCCGAGATCAAGGGCACCGAGGCCTATGTCAAGCTCGTCGAGGATCTCGCCGCCGCCTCGGCGGTGCCGCTGAGCCAGATCGTCGCCAAACCCCCGCAGGCGCGCGACCGCGAGAAGATCGCCGCGCTGATGAGCGAGGTGGAGCGCCAGCGCGGGCTGAAAGCGCGCGAGGAGCGCAAGGCCGCGGGCCCGCGCGAGCCGATCGAGACGGTGCCTTTGGGCAATTTCGTCGCCGGGCCGGTGGTGACCGAGCCGCCCTATGCGGGCGACTGGGTCAAGAACCACACGATGGAGCTGCCGCTCGACCACCGGATCTTCAACACCCCGATGCTCGGCGTGATCGGCAAGGGCAAGTTCGACCGCGGGCTCGCGCGGCGGATGCCCTCGGTGCTGCCGCAGGGCGCCAGCGTGCTCGAGATCGGCGCGGGGGTGGGCTTCGTGATGGGCCATCTGGCGGCGGTGCGCCCCGATCTGACCCTCGCGATGGCCGAGGAGGACGAAGGGCTCGCCGCCGCGCTGCGGCTGATCGCGGCGCGAAACGGCCGCGATCTGACCCGCGCGCCCGAGCTGATCGCCGCGCCGCTCGGCGCCGACCCGGCCGGCGCGATCCTCGCCCAGATCGCCGCGCGCCGCCCGCAGGCGCTGCTGCTCGCCGATCCGCGGATCTCGCCCGAGGTCTTCGCCGCGATCCTCGCCCATGCGGGGCGGCCCGATTGCCCGATGCCGGGGCTGGTGTTCCTCCATGGCCGGCTCCTCGAGGCCCATCGCGCGCGGCTGGCGGAGTATGACGCGCTGATCGAGCCGCGCGGTTTTGTGCAGGGCTTTGGCTTCGACCCGAACCTGACGCGCGGCTATGGCTATGGCCTCGCCCCGCCCGACCCCGCCGCCCGCGAGGCGCGCAAGCGCAAGAAAGCGGCGCAGTCCGAGGGCGACGAGCCCCAGACCGACGGGGCCGAGGGCGCCGAACCCCGGACCGACGAGACCGCCCCGAACGCCGACCTTGCCCCGAACTCCGACCTTGCCCGAGGGGCAGGCGAGTTGTAACCCTTGAGAAACCCCGCCGCCGCGCGCCGCGCGCGGCCAAAGCGAAAGGCCGCCTTCCCGTGTCGAACACCATCCGCCGCCCCGTCGCCTCGCTCTGGATCGGCGAGCGCCTGCATTATCTCAACCAGATGTGCCTGCTCTCCCATGTCCAGGCCGGCCACCCGACCACGCTTTACTGCACCGACACGGTGACCAATGTCCCCGAGGGCGTCGAGGTCCGCCCGGCGACCGAGATCATGGATATCGACATGGCGATCGTCGAGCAGACCTCGGCCTCGTTCCTGTCGAACGTGTTCCGCTACAAGATGATCAAGAAGACCGATGCGGTCTGGATCGACTGCGATGCGTTTTGCCACCGCCCCTTCCCCGACGAGATGCAGAACATCTACGCCGGCCACGGCTTCCGCGGCGCGCTCAACTGCGGGGTGGTCTATATCCCGCGCGAGGGCGAGCTGATCGACGTGCTGCTCGATTACTACGAAAACCTCCCCGAGGCGCCGCCGTGGTTCAACAAGCAGCAACGCAAGCGGATCGCCAAGCAGGACACCTCGCTGCCGCAGGCGGTGCGGATCTACAACGCCGAGCGCACCGCCTTTGGCCCGCAGGCCTTCACCTATTTCGCCCAGCAGACCGGCGATTACGAGAAGGCGCTCAGCCACGACGTGCTCTACCCGGTGCCGTTCCAGCTCAACGACATCTTCTACGACCCCTATGGCCGCGTCGAGGGCTGGTTCACCGATGCGACCCTCTCGGTCCATCTCTACACCAACGGCACCAAGCCCTGGTGGCGCAAGAACGTGCCGCTCGAGAATTCCTATGCCGCGCGGATGGCCGCGCAGACCGGCGTCGACCCGGCCAAGGCGCTCGAGGAATAATCCCGGTCGGGGGGCCCGCCGCCCCCCGCACCTGAAAGGACGACCATGGGCATTTCCCTGATCCCCGCGCTGTTTCTGGCCCGCAACGCCGCCCATGTCGCCCCCGAAGGCCGCGGGCTGGTGCTCGGGCGGCAAAAGCTGCACATGCGCGACCGCCGCGTCGTGCGCTTTCTCAAGATGATGGCCGCGATGGGCAAGCCGCTCACCGAGGAGCAGATCCGCCAGGAGGACGGCTTCACCGAGGCGCTCTTCACCGCGCTCGGCTACCCGGAGATGGAGGCGCTCGATTTCACCGATGCCGAGGGCGCGCAGCATGTGCACGACCTCAACCACCCCTGCCCCGACCATCTGCGCGGCCAGTTCGACGTGGTGCTCGATGGCGGCACGACCGAACATATCTTCCACATCGGCGCCGCGCTCGATACCTGCCATGAGCTGCTCAAACCCGGCGGCGTGGTGATGTCCTATGTCGCGGCCGATGGCTGGTTCGGGCATGGCTTCTTCCAGACCGGGCCCGATGTGCCCTGGCGCTACTGGCACCATGCGCGCGGCTACGAGATGCTCGAGGTCTCGATCGCGCCGCGCGCCTTCCCCGGCCAGCTGATCGAGATCCCCGATCCGACCGGCCAGCCCCGCGGCGGCGAGCGCTTCCTCGAGGGCCCGCATATGATCGTCTATGCCGCGCGCAAACCGCTCGAGGCGCCGCCCTACGCACCGCCGATCCAGGGCCATTACGTCCACGACTGACGCCCTCCCCCCTCCCTCCCAGACCAAGACCGGATAGACCATGGCCACCGCTTCGCTCCGCATCGACCTCGACGCAATCCTCGCCAACTGGCGCGCGCTGGACGCGCTCTCGGGCCCCGCCACCGAAACCGGCGCGGTGGTCAAGGCCAACAGCTACGGGCTCGGCGCGGCGCGCGTGGCGCGCGCGCTGGCCCGCGCGGGGGCGCGCAAGTTCTTCGTGGCCTGCACCGAGGAGGGCGTGGCGGTGCGTCAGGCGCTCGGCGAGGGGCCGCAGATCTTCATCTTCTCCGGCCATATGGCGGGCGATACCGAGATGATCGCCGATCTCGGGCTGACGCCGATGCTCAACTCGCTCGATCAGGTCACCCGCCATTTCGAGGCCCTGCCCGGCGCGCCCTTCGGGATCCAGCTCGATACCGGCATGAACCGGCTTGGCTTCGAGGCGCCCGAATGGCAGGCCGTCGCGCCGATCGTGCTGCCGCAGGGCCCCGAACTCGTGATGTCGCATCTGGCCTGCTCGGATGAGCCCGAACACCCGATGAACGCCGCCCAGCTCGCGCAATTCCACGCGATGACCGACGGGCTCGGCGTCAAACGCTCGCTCTCGGCGACGGGCGGGCTCCTGATGGGCCCGGCCTTCCACTTCGACGTGGTGCGCCCCGGCATCGGCCTTTACGGCGGGCTGCCCTTCGAGGCGGCCGAGCCCGTTGTGCGCCTGACCCTGCCGGTGGTGCAGGTCCGCGAGGTCGCGCCGGGCGAGACGGTGGGCTATTCCAACGCCTGGGAGGCCGAGGGGCCGAGCCGCATCGCCACCGTCTCGGCGGGCTATGCCGACGGCATCCACCGCACGCTCGGCGGGCGCGCGACGCTCTGGGCGGGCGATGTGCCCTGCCCGGTCGTCGGCCGGATCTCGATGGATCTGATCACCGTCGATGTCACCCATCTGAGCGAGATCCCCGCCGGGCTCGACCTGCTCGGGCCCTGTCAGGGGGTCGATGATGTCGCCGATGTCGCGGGCACGATCGGCTATGAGATCCTGACCGGGCTCGGCCAGCGCTACGCGCGCCACTATGTCGAGGGCGCGCGGTGATCGCTGCCGCGCTCGCAGGCCTCGGCCGCGCCGCCTTGGGCGCGCTCGCGGGCCTCGGACGCGGCGCCCTCTTCGCGGCGCGGGCGACGAGCCATATCGTCCGCCCGCCCTTCTACCCGCGCGAATTCGGCCAGGCGCTTTTGCAGATCGGCTGGCTCTCGCTACCGGTCGTCGGGCTCACCGCGCTCTTCACCGGCGCGGCGCTCGCGCTGCAGATCTACGCAGGCTCCTCGCGGTTCTCGGCCGAAAGCGTTGTCCCCACGATCACCGCGATCGGCATGGTGCGCGAGCTCGGCCCGGTGCTCGGCGGGCTGATGGTGGCGGCGCGCGTGGCCTCCTCGATCGCGGCCGAAATCGGCACGATGAAGGTCACCGAACAGATCGACGCGCTCGTCACCCTCTCGACCAACCCGATGAAATATCTCGTGGCGCCGCGGCTTCTGGCGGCAGTGGTGAGCGTGCCGGCGCTCGTCGCGGTGGGCGATGCGATCGGGATCCTGGGCGGGTGGCTCGTGGGCACCGGGCGGCTCGGCTTCAACGCGGCGGCCTATCTCGACAACACCTGGGCCTATCTCGAGCCCTGTGATGTGGGCTCGGGGCTGGTGAAAGGCGCGGTCTTCGGCGCGGTGATCGCGCTCGCGGGCTGCTATGCGGGGATGCAGTCGGGGCGCGGCGCGCAGGGCGTGGGGCGGGCCACGAAATCGGCCGTCGTGCTCGCCTCGATCGCGATCCTCGGCTCGAATTACCTG from the Rhodobacter xanthinilyticus genome contains:
- a CDS encoding MlaE family ABC transporter permease, encoding MIAAALAGLGRAALGALAGLGRGALFAARATSHIVRPPFYPREFGQALLQIGWLSLPVVGLTALFTGAALALQIYAGSSRFSAESVVPTITAIGMVRELGPVLGGLMVAARVASSIAAEIGTMKVTEQIDALVTLSTNPMKYLVAPRLLAAVVSVPALVAVGDAIGILGGWLVGTGRLGFNAAAYLDNTWAYLEPCDVGSGLVKGAVFGAVIALAGCYAGMQSGRGAQGVGRATKSAVVLASIAILGSNYLLTEAFFRS